The nucleotide window AGTACAAGGCACTGGTTTGTTGGGAATGTCTATAGATGGTGGCTACCTCCTTGCTTtgacccctatacagtacttaCCTGTGGAAGCAGTGGTACGTGTAGTAAGTAAGAGTGAAAGGCGAGACAATTAGCCTGCTGGCCATGGTGCTCATCTGTTTGCATAGCCTCTCTGTGTCTTGGCTGATTCGCTGgtctctgacaaacacacaaaaaggacCAATGGTACGACAGCTCGATTCGTTGCACTATACAACGCTGTATTTTccttgtgtgtgcgagtgtatgtACTGCTTGGTTACGTACGGGTTGTCAATGTCCTCCCTGAGCACATTGAGAGTGTAGTAAACTCTTCCTTGGAAGTAGGCCTTGTGTAGGCTCTCCGTTAGTGTCTTCCTCCAGCTCACGTACATCTGACTGCAAATGTATTGGTCCATACTCTTGAGCTGGCCAGACAGACAATATGTATGCATTATCACCAAAGAAGAAACATGTAACAAGTGTTATACAGTCAAAGAGGATGTGCCACCCAAACCACAGACGAAGAGCCTTTGCCTTGTACTATTATTCAAGAAAGTGTCTAGTCATTAATGTGTATTCTGAATATCACCTGAGTTCTGATTACAGTTCTAAGTCAGACTGTCATGCTTGCCATAAAAATGGGTGCAGCTTGGTCTCCACTGTTATTGACAGTATGCCCCCTGGAAAGTTCTAGATGCTAGGCTTATGGCTCATAATAAAAGGACAGACTGACCTGACCTTGTAAAACAGGAGTTAAAGACAAGGTTACAACAGAGAATGATTAGATTTCACAAGCTTAGGCAGCAGAAACATTGAGTGCTTTTTTTTGAAAGTCGACTATCATTTAGTACAATCCAAACATACTTTCATGATTCAATCACAGTATCTTTGCTGAGCTAAGCTTTTGATGAAAAGGTCAAGCCTTTTTCACTCCTTTCTGAAGCCCAATGTAAATAAAGTGGGGGCCATCAAGGCATGTCCTCCTCATTCAGAGGAAATAATGTGGTAAATAGTGGGTGTAAATTGTAGGGTTTATACTAGTGTAGGTGGTAATATGATTGCAGGACTTCTTTTTCCCCCCAAGCCCTAGCAACTTTCACTTACAGAGGAGTTCAGTAGTATTAATAGGACAGCAAACCCAACCAGGCTCCGGAATCCTCCATAGTCCTTGTTGGAGAGAACCTCGTAGAACTGGCTTGGAATGACCCCCACTTGGTAAATGATAAGCTGTTCTAAGAAAGAATATGAGTCAGCATGTTGTTAGGAGTTGACTACTGAAATTTCATGTTGAAACGTTAAGACCTAAAAAAAGGTATTCATATTAGATGAGCTATCTTACAGTTCTGTAGAAATGTGACAGAAGGTTGGTGCTCTATTTACACAATTATTACAATAACTTAAGCCTCAGGGCAGCCATACCTGTCAGTGTGACACAAAGTAGCGTGCCAAACATCAGCACATTCTGGTTGAACCATGATGGAAAGAGGACCCTCTGAATACTGCACAATCTCTGCACAAACTTCCAATCTAATTTTggccttgaaaaaaaaaaaaacataattcatTCATTAAAGCAGGCAGGTTTTTTTCAGGTGTAGCTACAGGTCACAACTCTTAAAGTGCTTAATGTAACTTGGCTTTCTGAAAGTGTTAACTTAAAGACTTGCTcatttaatgtttcaaaattgtatttttatttttattttctatttctcAGACTTCTATTCAAACAAAATATCTATTCAAAGTGTCTATGACACTCCCTGACCAGGAAGAGCAGAGTTATTCACAGCCTAGATGATTACCTACTTCAAATGTGAAAACTGTAAGATATCTATGCAACTCAGATCATTCACTGCAAGCTTGCTAGATCTCCCATAGTCTCTAAATTGGTAAAAAGTGTAATCCCTTCCAATTGAAACGAcactacatactgtacacagacaTGAACTagcagctttttttttttaaagtcatTCAATGCAAAACAGTCCTACCTTTTAGTCCCTCTGACACTTGTAAGTGGTGGCATTTGCACAGAAGAGTCCAGTGACTTCTTCAGACTCAGAGTCTGTTTTATGTATTGATGTATGATTTCCCAAGTCAACTTATGTGACAGTTAGCTACTGCTTGTACGAAATACCAGAACAGGAAGATCGAACACaaaaaaataacataataaATACCCCGTGCATCACCTCAAAACTAGCGCGAGTATTTCTATATAGCTGTTCGTTATATGTCTGTCTTAAACCTGCAGAGCGTACACTTGTGTGCAGAAGTCAGTGAGGGCAAATGTGTTGTTTACATTTTTAGCCAACAGCTGAAGAAGACATGTCCGCCCCTCTCGATTAtgcactgccatctagtggctaAACATCCATCTCTCACGTTATTTTTGTTCGGTAAACAACAAACAACTAGCCtgactctgccctcctacgtacttccgctcaattttcattgtgcttctgtactgcgtctgggcttgaggtatattggtcagatgtctccggtaaactttttaccgctccaatcagcgaacagagggagtggctgagaacgatgacgttgttgtcgtgcgctagtttgagttgtagttccgtaatggcggcggagaaagatgcgagcgaagccattcggtccgttggtgcaacgctgccgaatatcgagaagttaaagccggagcaagaacaatctttgatccccaagggggttcgtttgattttccagctagctccgttagtgatgaaggagttggctaaggcgaacgctagcgattggttatgccaGATCCacagtggctctgggcagatccaatagttccaatagtaagtaagtaagtaagtaagtaagactttatttatatagcacatttcatacaagaattgtagctcaaggtgctttacataaatcaataaaaatgataatacaagtgataaaagtaaaaattaaaatagcaaattataaaaacaataatataactaataaaagtagtaaaacccttctaagataaaattacttaaatgctttggtaaaaaggtaggttttaagctgtcttttaaaaatgtctagcgtatttgcttccctaatatttatgggtaatttgttccatagttttggggcgtaattgacaaaggccgaatcaccaatcttcttatgactacttctggtgacctctaataggcctgcatttgatgatcgcagtgttctagctggtgtgtagtttataagggagttagcaatgtagctaggtccttgtccgtgtagagctttgtatgtgaggaaaaggaccttaaagtcaattctgaaggtaacagggagccagtgtaaagtagctaggacaggactaatgtgttctctcctcttggttttggttaataatctagctgcagaattttgaatgagctgtagtctttcagtggttttcttgggaagaccagtgaaaagtgcgttacagtagtccagccggctggatataaaagcatgaattaacttctctgcatcattttggtttatgaatggttgtacctttgctatattcctcaggtgaaagaaagctgttttggtcactttattaatgtgagagttgaaattcaaatctgagtccaggattacaccgagactcgtcacctctggtttaagacagggggttaagcctcctagattcttagtaagcatctctcttttggatttggggcccacatagtaggacttcggttttgtcttcatttaatttaagaaagttatcattcatccatttgtttattgccaacaggcagttggtaatggaattgatggccgttgcatcgttgggttcagtggatatatatagttgtgtgtcatccgcatagctatagAAATCtttgttatgttctctgattatgtcgccgagtggtaacatataaagagaaaaaagtaatggacctaagcagcttccttgagcaaccccatagcagttctcatgtttcttggacctatggtctcctaaactaacataaaacttccttcctgtgatatatgatttcttccagttcaatacactatccgtgaaaccaataagcttttccagtctattgattaggatgtcgtgatcaatggtatcaaatgctgcactgagatctaacaggataaggatagagactttatttgcatcagagtttagtctgaggtcgctaattattttggtgagagcagtttcagtactgtgatatttcctgaaacctgactgcgagacttccaggatgttattttcttcaagaaaagaatttaattggactaaaactatattttccagtactttactaataaatggaaggtttgatattggtctgtaatttgcaagtagactgttatccaatttgggtttctttaataggggctttacaacagctgttttgaaggcatctgggaagacgccagttctaagggatgtgtttataatctctagcaccggacctgagacactatcaaacactcgcttaaagaatgttgtgggtataggatcaatatctgaggttgtggagttagattcgctgacaattttggaaagttcactaagtgtgatacaggtaaatgtgctcatggttatgttgcagaatctactgatgtcagttttgaccccactattaataatactagctctgatcaaagttattttgttcttgaagaacaaagcaagctcttcacatttaactgctgaggatggaggtggagcagggacagtgtttagcagctggtcaatggtggagaaaagaactctggaatttctggcattttctgtaataatgttggagaaatattctctccttgctagacggatggttttgttataggtggttagtgtatctttgtagatattgtagtggatagtgatctttgttttcctccattttctctctgctgcacggtaGTAGAtccaacttcaacagagtacccgccttcaaggaagttaatgcttgtcaatggatcgagcccagactctctgtacaaatgcattgTACCAGAGTCTGGTTAGGGCCAGGCTAACAAACAACTAGGATTCTAAACAAAATATCAAATAATggatataaaataaatacataacggGAACTACAATACCATTAATAATATATGCAAaatttgtaggcctacttttacAATCAGATATAGATCAGGTGACCGGCAGATTGGCACGCCATTGTGTAGGCTAATAGCCTATTTAATCTGGGAAAAACTATGtaataggcctatgtgtaataTGAATCATGATCAAATAGATATTCCAAATATAGTATGTCCAAATCAGTATGGTAAATTAATTTCCTCAACTTCTCAACAAAAAATGTTTTAGAAAAGGGGTTTGTGATTGCTGAGGAAAGCACAAATAATCTTTGAGTTGTTGTAAAGGCATTGGTGACAACTGTTACCTTTAAtccaccccactctcccccaTAATTTAAGGCAAACCTGTAGGCTACACTGCGAGGGAACTGTTAAAAGCTTCCACAATCTACAGATGGACACTTCAGAATGAGATGTGGCACTTGGCATTGTTTTCAGTGTTGCCCCCATACATGTGAAGCATGACATTTCGTTccacatgtgtgtctgtacatcgaAAAATGATCACGAACGATAGTACACAAACGATCTTTGTGTCGGGTGAATTCTGGTAATCTGGGACATTGGGTAATGTGGGACACCTAAACTCCAGAGCGTTTTCTTCTCTGCTATGACAATGTAGTCCACATAACTTTGACTAGGTTTAGCATGGGTGTTAtgtgactgaaatcacaaaaaGTGATTGGTGTGGTGTCAGTGTCACAGAAAGGGTCAGGGCACTAGATAATCAGGAAGCTCCGATGAGaaaatgcatgcaaataaaTTCACCCTAGCGTAATGTAAACAGAGATCTGTCTGATTTCATACATTGGATACGACTGAGTTTGAAAGGCAAATTCACTATGCAAaatcatgtaggcctattattaTTAGAACATTATTTTCATGCAGctacaatgtaggctactacCAGAGAAACATATCTATCTGCCTAAACACCTCCAGTTATTCCAGTCACTTAGCATCAATCCATCAGGTAAGAACCACTCCTGTCTTTCATTGCAATATATTATAGTTACAATTATATATTTGGAACAGATAATTAACTATGCCATCAACAGATACAGTACTAAACTATATATTTAATGTATTACTTGTTGTAAACAGATGTACACACAAAGCTGTAAAAAGGGATGCTTGTTTGGAAGATTAATATAGTAATGCTATCATGTTTGTAATTGTGTCATCTTAACTCACACCCTTTCCCCCACCCCACATCTATATAGCAGTTCTGCTTTTGAACCAGACAACCCACAGACAAAGCTGGAAAACGTTTTATTTTAAGTTTGTTGCGCTTTCTCATCTTATACTGTAGCTTACTTACTCGTTGGTTTCTAGGTGACATCTTCCTCTTGAAACTGGTTTAAGACACAAGGTAGATGTATTTTTGCAAATATGACCCTCCATTGTGACCTTTAGGCTATTGTGTAGTTAATAAATAATTTACTGTGGGCACCTAATGTCACTAAACTACAAAGATGGGATTTACTGAATATACAGCTTAAGTAGGTACACATTTTTAACAttatgtgtttattttttattggtaTAGAGATGAGAACTTCTTGAGATATGGCTTTAATAAACTTGATGGTTTGGTTGGTTGCTCTTCCCTGGATCACTTCTGCCTGTGAGTAGAAAACCTTTAATGACTACCAAATAGAATAACCCACTCAAATCAAATTGTACAACATTTCTTTATATCATTCTCAAAAGACACAGAGCAAATACTTATTTTATAGGAACCCATCTACCCATCCTTCTGACAACTAACACACAGCAACTCGGAGGCATTTTTTTATTTAGAGCTCGATGCGGTCTTTGGAAATCGCAAGGTTTTCATTGTGTACATATTCAGTAACATACTGTCAATGTAGGGTGATTTTGCAAAACGAGAGGTTGTCTCTCATGTTCACTGTATGCTATTACCCTggctcagtagcctacattattattttattttaaagaacTCTTAACTTCCTTGGTTGACAGGAGACAGTGATAATCCTCTAAAGACCTTGCTCATCACGCAATACTGTACAAAGTCCCCACGTCTCTGAGACAATACGCATTCAATTAACCCTGCCCACTAACCCAGTTGTAATGGAAAGAATATTGGGGACACGAAAATGCCTTACCGATTTAAGGATCGATCATGGGGCTTTACAATACAGCCATAAAAAGTCCTGTGCTTCCTTTGTGGGTTTGTGGGTTGTGTTCTGCACAGTAATGCCATGCATGATGAATGCCAGTTGGATATTACAAAGGATAGTACACACAGCAGGGCTCTGTACACAATAGAGTCAGTCTGTTAACAGGCTTATTATATGGAAATTAGTTTGTTGAATTGATTGTCATTATTGAATATAGTTTACTGATTATTGTTCTTTTGCAACATCAAATAGCAAATGCAGAAACATAGACAAGTATGGAaaaagaaagtgagggagaaagtggagggggggagggtggcggGCCGGTCTGTGTTTCAATGTCCCGGGCTGTTTTTCGGTCCCAGTCCGACCCTGCACCCACAGCAAGGGCAAATACGACCATTTGGATTCAATTCACTTGATTTCCGTAAATGTCATCACCAGAGAGCACAAGTTATGTCAACAAGTTTATTTGCACAAAAAGACCATCTTAAAATGGCGGCCGTCTTCTTCCACCATGGAAGAGGAGATTGTGGTGTCAGGAGACAGATCCATTGATGGTTGTGCTCCATCTGTGTTGAACCCAGTCAGCTAGATAGCCTACAAAGGCCAACAGAATCAATATTTTGTGCACACATTACATACCTGAGGTACTGGCTGTTCCTGCATCTGTTCCCCCAAACTCATTAAGGTCACTGAACATGGCCGTGCATTGCTCAGTGTTCTTGAGACCCCTCATACATTTTTGTCTGGAGTGTTACCGGAGTGTGTTACAGAGAGACTACCCTGGGGCAGTTTGCGGTTTCAAAATCTCAGTGTCAGTTTTAATTCATGATCAAGGTGATCTAACTATGTCTTCAGACTTGGGCCTATGTGGCTACTGTTTTTTCTTCCAATGTTTTGCAAATTCAGGAGAAAATGTGTAGAATCACTCAATATGTAAAAACAATGGAACAAATGGCTTCCTTCTAATACATTGAAGGAAGCCATTTGAACAATATTTCAAGATTACTTTAATCATATTACAAGGATTAATTTACACTGTGTGTTTTATTCCATTCTAAGACTTATTTTTCAAACTTCACCTTACTGCATTGAGATATTATGATATTTGTTTCTTTATGCTCTACAGTTGCAGATCCTTGTAATGTCGATGGTTGCTCATATGTTTTTATTGTTGATGACGAGTACTCTGGACTTATACTTAGTAAGTTTGACAACTTGACAAATGCCAATGCAGAGCACTGCAAATGATATAGTAATTCACAACTCTGAATATCTGTTTCACCATCCATTCACTTACACATTTTGTTGATTTATCTCAATTCTTACTACATGCAGATCATACTTCAGATCAGACCTGTTCTGCACCGTCACGTAAAGAAGTGTGTTCCAACCCCCAAAAGAAAAAATGCAAACGTCAGTATGAGACATATCAAACTTTCCGTTAACTCCAATGTAAACCCATCTGAGGCAATATTGGACGCTCAGTGAAACTGCTCCGGCCATCTATTCCTACACTGAATTTTCTTGAGTCTTTCTTCGTCTTCTCTTAAGGTTTTAGGTTGGTTTCGGTGCAGTTTTATGAGTATCTGTGAAGTCCTCTATGACATTGTAAAAGGGGTTTACAAATAAAATGGGATTTTAATTCAAACTAGTAGGCATAATGATCATTTAATTGATTACTGACTGCAGGAAAAAAACATTGATACAAGCAGTCTTTGTCAttaatgttattttttattcttgCAGTTTTGAGAGACACCTGCTTCGTTTCATTTAACAGGGAAAACGTATCCTGTGAGTATTATTAATAGCACATTTAACAGTGACACGCTGCAGGTGTCAAAATGTCTAATTATATTGTTTATTCAATCAACAGCTGAGTGCAGAGAAAACAATTTTTGGATGCAAACAAGGAAAATGTCCACTCTTCTGTATATGTCAAAGCAACGTGTCTCTGACAACATGGTTCTGTGTGTAATAACTGGAAATAATTGCAGTGCAACACCAAGCTCAACACTGAACTTAAAAGAAAGCGGTAACTTGAGGCATACTGAATACAGTTGCATATCAAGCAAACTTTGTACTATTGTTAATTATGATAGCCTAGGAGATTGCAGGCTTACCATAGACATTCATTTACATGCAGGAACACAATTATGAAAGAGTTCATAGAAAATGTGATTTATTTACAGAAATGTCTTTGTTTCAGATACGAATTATATGGTCTTTCACAAAAGCACTggtatgttttattttgctcagATTATGATTTTGATTTCATGTTATCCAGTTTTCACTAATAAGACTTAAGGCATTTTTGCATTGACAGGCAACTGCAGTGTAACCTGTGTGCGTCCAAaggaaaaatgcaaaacaaaaaaattTGATGAAGTACAATGTAAAGGTAGGAGAGTCTATAATTTCTTTGCTAATTTGACAAAAGTGTGGAATATTATTCAAATACatgtatattttaaatacattttcttgCTTTAGATATTCGAGATGGAGAACATTTCATCATCAATATGACACTATCACCAGTAAATTGTTACAACTGTTACAATGCAACGAAAGAACCAAAACAGAAGATTTCTTCTCCTTCATTGAGGAACACGGACGAGGACCACATCAACCCAGTCAAAGCTTCGTAAGGCATATTGTTATTGAGAAACTACATGTTAAATACAATTTAAGTCTTTGGGGATATATCCAACTGATTCAGACAGGGTTTGCTTTTCCTATGGTTGCGAGGCTGGTGTGTTGTAGTCATTGATGACAGGTTTGTAGCATGACAGAATGTTTTAAGTGGAGGTTGAGGCTGAAGGTCTGTCCAACACACTGTTACTACGATCAGATTTGGTTTTCTCAGGGGTAGTTTTGTAACTTACTTAGAAGATCTGTGATCAAGCTTATAGGGcatatatgttaaatgtatgttCAGTACATGAATTTCTAACTCTCAACAGCCAAGCTATGAAAAAGATGTCCTCACTCGTCTCCGAAATGAATGAGACTTCAGCATCTGTGTCAATGGGAGAAGTAAAAGGCATTCTTGTGAAGCAGGAAGACCCTATGTATTTTGAACAATTTTCCTTTGGCTATACCAACTCCACCATTAATGTAGGTGCATTACTTGACCTTTCAGGAAGCTTGTTTCATTGTGGCACTGTtcgtccctccacccccttctctgCTATTAAATGGAATGGAAAATTGGACAAAGAAAGCAACATTTACACTTGTACATCAGTTATAATACATTTGATAAATGGATTCACATGTGTATTTCAGATTGTACAAAACTTGGAAAAATTGAATGGATTTTCCAGGTCTGTAACTGTCTCAAAGGAAGCATTTGAAAAAGTGTACAATTCAACCAATGATACTTCATTTGCTGGTGTTTTCTGGTTTCCCAACTTTGCAAAGGTAATGAAGAAAATAAATAGGCATACTCATTTGAATGGACTCAACAACTTCTACGTCAATAATAATCTCTTCAATCCTTTTAGGATTTAAAAAACAGTACAGTTCTGAACAATGAAGTAGTAGCAATTGAGATGGGAGCCTTCATCACTAATCTTACAGAAAAAATATATCTAAATTATCGGAATATAAATAAGGTAGGCTACTTGTAACGTAATCATTTTTTTTATAATGGCCATAATTGTCAAAGATTTCGTCCTATGTCATATGTAAGTTAACAAATTAACCCTGCTTATTTTACATTAGGAGGGAGCCAGTGCATCTTGCCAGTCATGGGGCGGTGAAGGTATTTTTCTGCCATCAACATTTCACAGTAATATTAGAAATTAGCTAATTAGTTTGATATCAATAACATGCTATTTTTTGGCAAATATTTAAGAGTTTGTTCTTCTGTCTCAAAGGAAGTCAGCCTAACTGGACAACAGATGGCTGTTTAACCATTGAACAGGGTCAAAATATAACATGCGAGTGTACACATCTGACATTCTTTGCTGTGTTGATGGTAGGTCCTCTCCGAAGGGTTAGCCATTTTAAGATTGTGGACATTTCTGAATGTCAGACTAAGTTAGAATATCCATAAAGAAACAAATGCAAACTTTTCCCCCATCAGAATCATATAAAGTGTTGTGTCATGAGAGTAATTAAATATCTTACTTTTTCTTTTAAAACCTTCTAATGTTTGGGGACTGATGTGGTTTTGAGTTTATGGGTCTTGGGTTTGTGTTAGGAGTCTCCTGAACTTGGGTTTTTGTCTTAGTTCCAGTTCCAGTCTCGACAGATGATTTGCACACTGCAGATTGAGCTAATGATCAGGTTACCATTCTCATGTTTTTTTAGTCACCTCCGAACATAACCATCTCTGATGAAGATCTAAGCTACCTCACCTACATCACATCAGCTGGCTGTGGGTTGTCTATGTTTTTTCAGAGTGTGGCCCTCTTCATCCACTTTCTGATAAGGTAGTTATGATGTTGCTTGTGTCATACCAGTTACCTAAGGAAGGAGAGGTTAGGTCCCAGgtcattattctaataaagggTTAGTGGTTGATATGTTAGTTGAccgcttatactgtacatttttaACGGCAGGGGTTTTCTGTATGTGCAAATTCTAAAGTCACAGCTCCAGGATATTTACATGTCAGCTGCTCAGATAGAGCAGCACCAGAAAACTATGTGATAACATCGGGCTACTTTGTTGTTAACAATAAAGTACTGTGTCATATTATACCGCCAAATGACCtttaaaacatgtttgtttCTGTGGCGTCAGAGGAACCAAATACAAGTTATTCACGTTTGCCCAAAAGGAATGCTTCAGAGAATTGTCCTTACAACTAAAGTTTAATCAAGAAAGTATATATGCAATGGATTCCATCAACCTTAACAACATTACTCTCTTATTTTTGAAATTCTAAAACCGTAGGAAGAACAAGGCCAGCGACGCCACTCGGATCCTTATCCAGCTCTTCATAGCCATGTTCCTTCTCAATTTCACCTTCCTGACCAATGCCCATATTGCAAACCTCCGGAACACTGTGGGTTGCCAGTTAATGGCTACCATAATGCACTTCTCCATGTTAAGCACCTTCACCTGGTTTGGTGTGATGGCCTTACACCTCTGTCTGCAGATGTATATGGCCAAGAGCATCATCATTTCTCACTACATACTCAAAGTCTGCATTGTTGGGTGGGGTGAGTCCAAGCCTTATATAGTTGTGTGTAAAGGGATGGTCCACACAAAAATCTAATTGGAACTAAATGTCTAGCAAATACTGTAAAAGTGCTAAAAAATATCCCTCTGACAATCAAatattgtgtctcaagtacttGGCTGACATGCATGCTCTCAATAAGATTATGACATGCCTCTTAATTCTCCCCCTATGATTGTCTCTTTAGTCTTGCCATGTGTGGTTGTGGCAGTTCTTTTCAGCCTGGGAAAATATGGTGAACAAGTCATCCACACAAGTGGGGGAAAAGATGTAATGATGTGAGTAACAGAAAGACAATAGCAATAGCAGTGAATGATGTTGTACACATGATACTTCTACTGTATTTTCTTACTGTAAATACCATACTAGCGTATGGCAACTGCTTTGAAATACACCTTATGGCAAATCAATTttcacatgtactgtatatgtgataATTGCAATATTCTCAAGGAATTCATACTTTTCTAAAGGTGGAGCAAATTGTAACATGTGATGAAGAGAGTTTATTAAAGTACATATGAAATAAAGTGAACAATGTAGATTAAGAATTatatttgggagtcaggtggctgagcggttagggaattgggctagtaatcagaaggttgctggttcgatccccggctctgctaAATTacgtcgtgtccttgggcacttccccctacttgcctcggtggaatgtccctgtacttactgtaagtcgctctggataagggcgtctgctaaataggCCTTTGGGTCAAGATAGTCTTATTTAGCCAAACTAACTTTACATTTCTCTCCTTTATACAATATCAAGGTGCTGGATAGGAGATCATAATGTCCACTACATTGTAAACATTGGCTACTATGCGGTGGTCTTCGTGTTTACATTTATTACATTTATCGTCGTACTGCGTTGGATGGTCTACCTGAAgagcacagagacagacactgaCTGGCTTGGCTTGAGCGCCAAAAAAATGGTTGCAATTTTTGGTCTGTCCTGCCTGCTGGGCATCACATGGAGTTTTGCCTTCTTTGCCAGCGGTCCTCTGCGGGTGCCATCTTACTACATCTTTTCCATCCTCAACTCCTTTC belongs to Osmerus mordax isolate fOsmMor3 chromosome 8, fOsmMor3.pri, whole genome shotgun sequence and includes:
- the adgrg11 gene encoding adhesion G-protein coupled receptor G2 isoform X3 codes for the protein MSVTVSKEAFEKVYNSTNDTSFAGVFWFPNFAKDLKNSTVLNNEVVAIEMGAFITNLTEKIYLNYRNINKEGASASCQSWGGEGSQPNWTTDGCLTIEQGQNITCECTHLTFFAVLMSPPNITISDEDLSYLTYITSAGCGLSMFFQSVALFIHFLIRKNKASDATRILIQLFIAMFLLNFTFLTNAHIANLRNTVGCQLMATIMHFSMLSTFTWFGVMALHLCLQMYMAKSIIISHYILKVCIVGWVLPCVVVAVLFSLGKYGEQVIHTSGGKDVMMCWIGDHNVHYIVNIGYYAVVFVFTFITFIVVLRWMVYLKSTETDTDWLGLSAKKMVAIFGLSCLLGITWSFAFFASGPLRVPSYYIFSILNSFQGFFLFLYYYKTSRVIGATVEDSSGSGKSSFSTINMNFKPHINPYANQKQH
- the adgrg11 gene encoding adhesion G protein-coupled receptor G3 isoform X1, whose protein sequence is MLFFILAVLRDTCFVSFNRENVSSECRENNFWMQTRKMSTLLYMSKQRVSDNMVLCVITGNNCSATPSSTLNLKESDTNYMVFHKSTGNCSVTCVRPKEKCKTKKFDEVQCKDIRDGEHFIINMTLSPVNCYNCYNATKEPKQKISSPSLRNTDEDHINPVKASQAMKKMSSLVSEMNETSASVSMGEVKGILVKQEDPMYFEQFSFGYTNSTINIVQNLEKLNGFSRSVTVSKEAFEKVYNSTNDTSFAGVFWFPNFAKDLKNSTVLNNEVVAIEMGAFITNLTEKIYLNYRNINKEGASASCQSWGGEGSQPNWTTDGCLTIEQGQNITCECTHLTFFAVLMSPPNITISDEDLSYLTYITSAGCGLSMFFQSVALFIHFLIRKNKASDATRILIQLFIAMFLLNFTFLTNAHIANLRNTVGCQLMATIMHFSMLSTFTWFGVMALHLCLQMYMAKSIIISHYILKVCIVGWVLPCVVVAVLFSLGKYGEQVIHTSGGKDVMMCWIGDHNVHYIVNIGYYAVVFVFTFITFIVVLRWMVYLKSTETDTDWLGLSAKKMVAIFGLSCLLGITWSFAFFASGPLRVPSYYIFSILNSFQGFFLFLYYYKTSRVIGATVEDSSGSGKSSFSTINMNFKPHINPYANQKQH
- the adgrg11 gene encoding adhesion G protein-coupled receptor G3 isoform X2, translated to MLFFILAVLRDTCFVSFNRENVSSECRENNFWMQTRKMSTLLYMSKQRVSDNMVLCVITGNNCSATPSSTLNLKESGNCSVTCVRPKEKCKTKKFDEVQCKDIRDGEHFIINMTLSPVNCYNCYNATKEPKQKISSPSLRNTDEDHINPVKASQAMKKMSSLVSEMNETSASVSMGEVKGILVKQEDPMYFEQFSFGYTNSTINIVQNLEKLNGFSRSVTVSKEAFEKVYNSTNDTSFAGVFWFPNFAKDLKNSTVLNNEVVAIEMGAFITNLTEKIYLNYRNINKEGASASCQSWGGEGSQPNWTTDGCLTIEQGQNITCECTHLTFFAVLMSPPNITISDEDLSYLTYITSAGCGLSMFFQSVALFIHFLIRKNKASDATRILIQLFIAMFLLNFTFLTNAHIANLRNTVGCQLMATIMHFSMLSTFTWFGVMALHLCLQMYMAKSIIISHYILKVCIVGWVLPCVVVAVLFSLGKYGEQVIHTSGGKDVMMCWIGDHNVHYIVNIGYYAVVFVFTFITFIVVLRWMVYLKSTETDTDWLGLSAKKMVAIFGLSCLLGITWSFAFFASGPLRVPSYYIFSILNSFQGFFLFLYYYKTSRVIGATVEDSSGSGKSSFSTINMNFKPHINPYANQKQH